Proteins found in one Triticum aestivum cultivar Chinese Spring chromosome 4D, IWGSC CS RefSeq v2.1, whole genome shotgun sequence genomic segment:
- the LOC123099264 gene encoding probable L-gulonolactone oxidase 4 — MSATSAVDGMEASRSSSLLPAALLMLLGLLLSRRACSSPPPDSVACARGTSDCTLANVYGSFPDRTACRAADAAFPRTEAELVVAVAAAAAAKRKVKAAPRHSHSFPKLACPGGRDGTIISTARLNRTVSIDAAQGLMTVEGGMVLRDLIRDAAAAGLALPHSPYWYGVSIGGLLATGAQGSSLWGKGSAVHEYVVGMRIVAPAPASQGFAVVRELGADHPDLDAAKVSLGVLGVVSQVTLQLQPMFKRSVTFLERDDSDLAAQVAVWGHLHEFGDMTWLPRQGKVIYRQDDRVDVSSPGDGLNDYLGFRSFPTLGLIVARVAEEHVEESNDMARCLAAGVLPASFPMQAYGFTNDGSSFTGYPVVGYQHRIQASGSCIDAKDNLLRSSCPWDPRVRSLFFYNTGFSVALSKAPALVADMQRLRDLNPRALCSLDAKMGVLIRYVGASSAYLGKTEDSVNFDFTYYRSYTQGRPRAHSDVIDELEQMALRKYGAVPQWGKNRNFAFDGAIAKYAKSGEFLKVKERYDPDGVFSSEWSDRVLGIDGSPNIVHKGCAIEGLCICSHDSHCAPEQGYYCRPGKMYAEARVCPFQPTSHRDHNDEI; from the exons ATGTCTGCCACCAGCGCAGTAGATGGAATGGAAGCTAGCAGGTCGTCGTCGTTGCTTCCGGCGGCTCTCCTAATGCTGCTGGGCCTCCTCCTGAGCCGCCGCGCCTGCTCCAGCCCTCCGCCGGACTCGGTGGCCTGTGCTCGCGGCACGTCCGACTGCACCCTCGCCAACGTCTACGGCTCCTTCCCGGACCGCACCGCCTGCCGCGCCGCCGACGCCGCGTTCCCACGCACCGAGGCCGAGCTGGTGGTCGCCGTGGCGGCCGCCGCAGCGGCCAAGCGCAAGGTGAAGGCGGCCCCCAGGCACTCCCACAGCTTCCCCAAGCTGGCCTGCCCGGGCGGCCGCGACGGCACCATCATCAGCACGGCGCGGCTCAACCGGACGGTCAGCATCGACGCGGCCCAGGGGCTGATGACCGTGGAGGGCGGCATGGTGCTCCGGGACCTGAtccgcgacgccgccgccgcgggGCTCGCGCTGCCGCACTCGCCCTACTGGTACGGCGTCAGCATCGGGGGCCTGCTGGCCACGGGCGCGCAAGGGAGCTCGCTGTGGGGGAAGGGCAGCGCTGTGCACGAGTACGTGGTCGGGATGAGGATcgtcgcgccggcgccggcgagccaGGGGTTCGCCGTGGTCCGGGAGCTCGGCGCCGACCACCCCGACCTCGACGCGGCCAAGGTCTCGCTCGGCGTCCTTGGCGTCGTCTCGCAG GTTACTCTGCAGTTGCAGCCGATGTTCAAGCGGTCCGTCACGTTCCTGGAGCGCGATGACTCTGACCTGGCAGCGCAGGTGGCCGTGTGGGGCCATCTGCACGAGTTCGGCGACATGACATGGCTGCCGCGGCAGGGCAAGGTCATCTACCGCCAGGACGATCGTGTCGATGTCTCGTCGCCCGGCGATGGCCTCAACGACTACCTCGGCTTCCGTTCCTTCCCGACGCTCGGGCTCATCGTCGCAAGAGTCGCGGAGGAGCATGTGGAGGAAAGCAACGACATGGCACGGTGCCTAGCCGCGGGGGTGCTGCCCGCGTCGTTCCCCATGCAGGCGTACGGCTTCACCAACGACGGCTCCTCCTTCACGGGATACCCGGTGGTAGGGTACCAGCACCGCATCCAGGCATCCGGCTCGTGCATCGATGCCAAGGACAACCTGCTCCGCTCCTCATGCCCATGGGACCCACGCGTCCGGAGCCTCTTCTTCTACAACACTGGCTTCAGCGTCGCGCTCTCCAAAGCCCCAGCGTTGGTCGCCGACATGCAACGACTCCGCGACCTCAACCCGCGCGCCCTATGCAGTCTCGACGCCAAGATGGGCGTGCTCATCCGCTACGTTGGGGCCTCCTCCGCCTACCTCGGCAAGACGGAGGACTCGGTCAACTTTGACTTCACCTACTACCGGAGCTACACCCAGGGTAGGCCGCGTGCTCACTCTGATGTGATCGACGAGCTCGAACAGATGGCTTTGCGCAAGTATGGCGCCGTCCCGCAATGGGGCAAGAACCGCAACTTCGCCTTCGACGGCGCCATCGCCAAGTACGCAAAGTCCGGCGAGTTCCTCAAAGTGAAGGAGAGGTATGACCCAGACGGGGTCTTCTCTAGCGAGTGGAGCGACCGCGTGCTCGGCATCGATGGGAGCCCCAACATCGTCCACAAGGGTTGCGCCATTGAAGGGCTCTGCATATGCTCTCACGACTCGCACTGCGCGCCGGAACAAGGCTATTACTGTCGGCCTGGAAAGATGTACGCGGAGGCAAGGGTATGCCCGTTCCAACCCACCTCTCACCGCGACCACAACGACGAAATATGA